The Spirochaetota bacterium genome window below encodes:
- a CDS encoding methionine biosynthesis protein MetW has translation AVRALDEALRIGRRVIASFPNFGYYANVLSFVLYGRMPKSKWLPFEWYDTPNIHLLTLNDFVAMCREREYRILKRFYYSEKRPVRILPNTFAPYCMFVVEKEG, from the coding sequence ACGCGGTGCGCGCGCTCGACGAGGCGCTTCGTATCGGCAGGCGCGTCATCGCGAGCTTCCCCAATTTCGGCTACTACGCGAATGTGCTTTCATTCGTTCTGTACGGGCGCATGCCGAAATCGAAATGGCTGCCGTTCGAATGGTACGACACGCCGAACATCCACCTCCTCACGCTCAACGATTTCGTCGCCATGTGCCGCGAGCGGGAGTATCGCATACTCAAACGCTTCTACTACAGCGAAAAACGCCCGGTGCGGATACTCCCGAACACGTTCGCGCCGTATTGCATGTTCGTGGTCGAAAAAGAAGGATAA